One genomic region from Desulfobulbaceae bacterium encodes:
- a CDS encoding TIGR04255 family protein, which translates to MGRPIGDKHSIEVATFIAAHEKPFSHSSLNALETLKETLSSEYPIFSPVHSVELKLEGTPNQELPPQIKTGVSGFSLQTINKETNKPTWAIRANENVAEISCFDYDRWGSSSAKALKDLSVVLSTGADEQNPLIFLALRVVDRFIGPSQEAYQLNQIFNLNSRFLTKQVKQAGALWHVHQGWFESKSEFKGRFLNVLNLSTNETPAGIITTIEHTIRYHSDPEALSSSNNSEAYLRSIFDILHEYNKQTIRDLLNAKQLTAIGLK; encoded by the coding sequence ATGGGACGGCCAATTGGCGATAAGCACTCTATTGAGGTCGCTACTTTCATAGCTGCACATGAAAAACCTTTCTCCCATTCTTCATTAAATGCCCTTGAAACGCTTAAGGAAACTTTATCCTCTGAGTATCCAATTTTTTCGCCAGTCCACTCGGTTGAATTAAAACTTGAAGGTACTCCGAATCAGGAGCTCCCCCCCCAAATTAAGACTGGGGTATCTGGATTTTCGTTACAAACGATCAACAAGGAAACGAACAAACCTACATGGGCAATAAGAGCTAATGAAAATGTAGCTGAAATTTCTTGTTTTGACTATGATAGGTGGGGGTCTAGCTCGGCAAAGGCCTTAAAGGATCTTTCGGTAGTACTGTCAACAGGAGCAGACGAACAAAATCCTTTAATATTCTTAGCGTTGCGAGTCGTTGATCGTTTTATAGGGCCTTCGCAAGAGGCATATCAGCTAAATCAGATTTTTAATCTAAACTCTAGATTTTTAACAAAACAGGTTAAGCAAGCAGGGGCGCTATGGCATGTGCATCAGGGGTGGTTTGAGAGTAAATCTGAGTTCAAAGGTCGATTTCTCAATGTACTCAACTTAAGCACAAATGAAACACCTGCTGGAATCATTACTACTATCGAACATACGATTAGATATCATTCTGATCCAGAAGCGCTTTCCTCCTCAAATAATAGCGAAGCTTACTTACGTTCTATCTTTGATATCCTCCATGAGTATAATAAACAGACTATTCGTGATTTGCTGAATGCAAAACAACTAACAGCAATAGGTCTCAAATAA
- a CDS encoding DMT family transporter has product MLIALFAGASFVIQQAVNSNLRFEIGSPWWAGFFSYLGGTIVMLIMIFLMRDPIVTANLTLRSSLWSWTGGLFGAIYIAISILLLPRLGIFTVVALIVVGQLITSVAFDHFGVMNVPIQPITITRGIGAGFLLIGAILIRW; this is encoded by the coding sequence ATGTTAATTGCACTATTTGCAGGAGCAAGCTTTGTAATCCAGCAGGCAGTCAATTCAAATCTTCGTTTTGAAATTGGATCACCTTGGTGGGCTGGATTCTTTAGCTATCTTGGCGGCACAATCGTTATGCTCATTATGATTTTTTTGATGCGAGATCCAATTGTGACTGCCAACCTGACTTTACGTAGCTCATTATGGTCATGGACAGGAGGTCTGTTTGGAGCCATTTACATAGCTATTTCGATCCTGCTATTACCCCGACTGGGTATCTTCACCGTTGTCGCATTAATAGTAGTTGGCCAGTTAATAACATCAGTCGCATTTGACCATTTCGGCGTTATGAATGTGCCAATTCAACCCATAACTATTACACGAGGAATTGGCGCAGGATTTCTTTTAATCGGAGCAATATTGATTCGGTGGTAA
- a CDS encoding cation transporter — MGSCCEDNCAVEALRESQRGTLRNVLGINAVMFLLIVVAALYGKSTALLADSLDNLGDALTYGLSLYAVSRVDAVKAKVALFKGGLIFLAACAVVAQIVYKFFVPSVPVFEIMGMFSLLGLVANSLCLYLLWRHRHADVNMSSVWECSRNDIASNISVFVAAGAVWLTGSSWPDIIVALGLVWLLIRSSIRVVSSAMVALRAAT, encoded by the coding sequence ATGGGTAGTTGCTGTGAAGACAATTGTGCTGTAGAAGCCCTTCGCGAAAGTCAGCGAGGAACACTGCGAAATGTGCTCGGCATTAATGCCGTAATGTTCCTGTTGATCGTGGTGGCCGCACTTTATGGCAAGTCAACTGCGTTGTTAGCTGACAGCCTTGATAACCTTGGTGATGCTTTGACATATGGCCTTAGCTTGTACGCTGTTTCGAGGGTCGATGCCGTAAAGGCTAAGGTCGCGCTGTTCAAGGGCGGCTTAATTTTCTTAGCAGCTTGTGCCGTGGTTGCCCAAATAGTCTACAAATTTTTCGTTCCAAGCGTTCCTGTCTTTGAGATCATGGGCATGTTCAGCCTTCTCGGCCTCGTCGCAAACTCACTCTGTCTTTATTTACTTTGGCGGCATCGCCACGCAGACGTGAATATGAGTTCGGTGTGGGAGTGCTCACGAAATGACATAGCATCAAACATTTCAGTGTTTGTGGCGGCCGGTGCGGTCTGGCTCACCGGTTCGAGTTGGCCCGATATCATTGTTGCATTAGGTCTAGTATGGTTGTTAATCCGTTCTTCGATTCGAGTTGTTTCGTCAGCCATGGTAGCGCTTCGTGCAGCAACCTAA